In Rhodanobacter denitrificans, a single window of DNA contains:
- the ftsA gene encoding cell division protein FtsA — translation MKPRNDKQLVVGLDIGTSKVVAIVGEYEPGEPITVIGIGTHVSRGMKRGSVVDIESTVHSIQRAVEEAELMAGCDIRSVYASISGSHLETRNSHGNAAIRDREVTASDLEQVLEAASAVAIPADRKVLYKESQEYRIDGQDGIRAPIGMSGVRLEANVHLVTGAAAAVQNVTKCIQRCGLTVDELVPSAVASAKAVLTDDERELGVCLVDIGAGTTDIAIYTQGSIRYTASLPVGGDQVTSDIAYGVHTPTAHAEEIKIKYACAQTGLAHAEETIQVPSVGDRPPRRLARQALAQSVQARYEEIFEMVQDQLRRSGYESLVAAGVVLTGGASKMEGALELAEEIFHKMVRIGVPQQIDGLGEVVSSPLHATGVGLLLHGARAGGTRVGGSGGGSVGGLVGKLRGWLTRNF, via the coding sequence ATGAAGCCGCGCAACGACAAGCAACTGGTGGTCGGGCTCGACATCGGCACCTCGAAGGTGGTGGCGATCGTCGGCGAGTACGAGCCGGGCGAGCCGATCACCGTGATCGGCATCGGCACCCACGTCTCGCGCGGCATGAAGCGCGGCTCGGTGGTCGACATCGAATCGACCGTGCACTCGATCCAGCGCGCGGTGGAAGAAGCCGAACTGATGGCCGGCTGCGACATCCGCTCGGTCTACGCCTCGATCTCCGGCAGCCACCTGGAAACCCGCAACTCGCACGGCAACGCGGCGATCCGCGACCGCGAAGTCACCGCCAGCGACCTGGAGCAGGTGCTGGAGGCGGCCAGCGCGGTGGCGATCCCGGCCGACCGCAAGGTGCTCTACAAGGAGTCGCAGGAATACCGCATCGACGGCCAGGACGGCATCCGTGCGCCGATCGGCATGAGCGGCGTGCGGTTGGAGGCGAACGTGCACCTGGTCACCGGCGCGGCGGCGGCGGTGCAGAACGTCACCAAGTGCATCCAGCGCTGCGGCCTCACCGTGGACGAACTGGTGCCGTCGGCGGTGGCCAGCGCGAAGGCGGTGCTGACCGACGACGAGCGCGAGCTGGGCGTGTGCCTGGTCGATATCGGCGCCGGCACCACCGACATCGCGATCTACACCCAGGGCTCGATCCGCTACACCGCCTCGCTGCCGGTCGGCGGCGACCAGGTCACCAGCGACATCGCCTACGGCGTGCACACGCCGACCGCGCACGCCGAGGAGATCAAGATCAAGTACGCCTGCGCGCAGACCGGACTGGCGCACGCCGAGGAAACCATCCAGGTGCCCAGCGTCGGCGATCGGCCGCCGCGCCGGCTCGCCCGGCAGGCGCTGGCGCAGTCGGTGCAGGCGCGCTACGAGGAAATCTTCGAGATGGTGCAGGACCAGTTGCGCCGCTCCGGCTACGAGAGCCTGGTCGCCGCCGGCGTGGTGCTGACCGGCGGCGCCTCGAAGATGGAAGGCGCGCTGGAGCTGGCCGAGGAGATCTTCCACAAGATGGTGCGCATCGGCGTGCCGCAGCAGATCGACGGCCTCGGCGAAGTCGTCTCCAGCCCGCTGCACGCCACCGGCGTGGGCCTGCTGCTGCACGGTGCACGCGCCGGCGGCACCCGCGTGGGCGGTTCGGGCGGCGGCAGCGTCGGCGGTCTGGTCGGCAAGTTGCGCGGCTGGCTCACCAGGAACTTTTGA
- a CDS encoding cell division protein FtsQ/DivIB, which translates to MKGTVRPVAWCLAIALVALPIVGVLRGWFAAGRWPVTQLTVQAEFKHVSADDIRAAVRPRLGKGFFALDLDAVQKAVAALPWVESVEARKRWPDTLQLRIYERQPFARWNDKQLISRQGLVFEAPGMDGVGALPSLHGPDARLAEVVSFYAETRKAFAGTHLQVTGVALTERGSWSVGMADGAQIVIGDREYAGRRLRRFLDVYPQLLVGHTDGFAYADLRYTNGFAVRWPQAPAANQGGSPRS; encoded by the coding sequence GTGAAGGGAACCGTCCGCCCCGTCGCCTGGTGCCTCGCCATCGCGCTGGTCGCGCTGCCGATCGTCGGCGTGCTGCGCGGCTGGTTCGCGGCCGGCCGCTGGCCGGTGACCCAGCTGACGGTACAGGCCGAGTTCAAGCACGTCAGCGCGGACGACATCCGCGCCGCCGTTCGGCCGCGCCTGGGCAAGGGTTTCTTCGCGCTGGATCTCGATGCAGTGCAGAAGGCCGTTGCCGCGCTGCCGTGGGTGGAGTCGGTCGAGGCGCGCAAGCGCTGGCCAGATACCTTGCAGTTGCGCATCTACGAGCGCCAGCCGTTCGCCCGCTGGAACGACAAGCAGCTGATCAGCCGGCAGGGGCTGGTGTTCGAGGCGCCGGGCATGGATGGCGTCGGCGCGCTGCCGAGCCTGCATGGGCCGGATGCACGGCTGGCCGAGGTGGTCAGCTTCTATGCGGAAACCCGCAAGGCCTTCGCCGGCACCCACCTGCAGGTCACCGGCGTGGCCCTGACCGAACGCGGCAGCTGGAGCGTGGGCATGGCCGACGGCGCGCAAATCGTGATCGGCGACCGCGAGTACGCCGGGCGCCGGCTGCGCCGCTTCCTCGACGTCTACCCGCAGCTGCTCGTCGGCCACACCGACGGCTTCGCCTACGCCGACCTTCGCTACACCAATGGATTCGCCGTGCGCTGGCCGCAGGCGCCCGCCGCCAATCAGGGAGGTTCGCCTCGCTCATGA
- the murG gene encoding undecaprenyldiphospho-muramoylpentapeptide beta-N-acetylglucosaminyltransferase, producing MNTQAPVLIMAGGTGGHIFPGLAVAECLRAQGVPVVWLGAVGGMETKVVPAQRIELHTVAVGGLRGKGIRTRLLAPLMLLRALFASLAVLRQVQPRSVLSMGGYVAGPGGLAAWLLRRPLLVHEQNRVAGFTNRKLAGLAKRVLAGFADALPRAEWVGNPVREAIAALPPPAQRMVGRDGKPRLLVLGGSLGARALNLALPQALAQLTPAQRPEVLHQCGSRGLDEAREAYAKAGVEAQVVAFIDDMAGTYGWADLAVCRAGALTLAELAAAGLGAVLVPFPHAVDDHQTRNAEVLMAAGAAELMQENELDVQILAQRLALLLGDRHRLLAMAEAARTLAKPDAAQVIARACLEVAA from the coding sequence ATGAACACGCAAGCTCCCGTGCTGATCATGGCCGGCGGCACCGGCGGCCACATCTTCCCTGGCCTGGCCGTGGCCGAGTGCCTGCGCGCGCAGGGCGTGCCGGTGGTGTGGCTGGGCGCAGTCGGCGGGATGGAGACGAAGGTGGTGCCGGCGCAGCGGATCGAACTGCACACGGTGGCGGTCGGCGGCTTGCGCGGCAAGGGCATCAGGACCCGGCTGCTGGCGCCGCTGATGCTGCTGCGCGCGCTGTTCGCCTCGCTGGCCGTGCTGCGCCAGGTGCAGCCGCGCAGCGTACTGTCGATGGGTGGTTACGTGGCCGGTCCCGGCGGCCTCGCCGCGTGGCTGTTGCGCCGGCCGCTGCTGGTGCACGAGCAGAATCGCGTGGCCGGGTTCACCAACCGCAAGCTGGCCGGACTGGCGAAACGCGTGCTGGCCGGTTTCGCCGACGCGTTGCCGCGGGCCGAGTGGGTCGGCAACCCGGTGCGCGAGGCGATCGCGGCGCTGCCGCCGCCCGCCCAGCGCATGGTCGGGCGCGACGGCAAGCCGCGTCTGCTGGTGCTGGGCGGCAGCCTCGGCGCCCGTGCGCTGAACCTGGCGCTGCCGCAGGCGCTGGCCCAACTGACCCCGGCCCAGCGTCCCGAGGTGCTGCACCAGTGCGGCAGCCGCGGCCTCGACGAAGCGCGCGAGGCGTATGCGAAAGCCGGTGTCGAGGCGCAGGTGGTGGCCTTCATCGACGACATGGCCGGCACCTATGGCTGGGCCGATCTGGCCGTCTGCCGTGCCGGCGCGCTGACCCTGGCCGAATTGGCCGCGGCCGGGCTGGGCGCCGTGCTGGTGCCGTTCCCGCACGCGGTGGACGACCACCAGACGCGCAATGCCGAAGTACTGATGGCGGCCGGAGCCGCCGAACTGATGCAGGAGAACGAGCTGGACGTACAGATACTGGCGCAGCGGCTGGCCTTGCTGCTGGGTGACCGCCACCGCCTGCTGGCGATGGCCGAAGCCGCGCGCACGCTGGCCAAACCCGACGCGGCACAGGTCATCGCGCGCGCTTGCTTGGAGGTGGCCGCATGA
- a CDS encoding UDP-N-acetylmuramoyl-L-alanyl-D-glutamate--2,6-diaminopimelate ligase: MSTGHLDQLLLGIADAPIAAAPDAGRIVVSGLSLDSRRVRRGDAFFALRGSQAHGISFAAGAEQRGARVVLAEAPAPAKVEPLEVPVLWIDDLHGQVSEIAARFYERPSESMRMVGVTGTNGKTSCVQLLAQALTLLGHRAASIGTLGAGVHGRLHEGERTTPDAVTVQELLAEFRAAQVSHVAMEVSSHALEQGRVAAVDYEVAAFTNLTRDHLDYHGSMEAYGAAKAKLFAWPGLRSAVINIDDTFGRELATQLLAGVQRLRFSMADDGEAEIAASAIVTSAEGLAFQLRTPWGTRAVRSHLIGRFNVANLLAVVGCLGALGEPFARIVEALEQLQPVNGRMSRLGGVHGQPLVVVDYAHTPDALEQALAAVRAHCAGKLICVFGCGGERDAGKRPLMGAIAARLADVAIVTDDNPRGEDGDAIVAQIVAGMAAARAMTVERDRALAIADALQLAHAGDVVLIAGKGHETYQDGAIGKRPFDDLAVARAVLERIGGEARP, from the coding sequence ATGAGCACCGGCCACCTCGACCAGTTGCTGCTGGGCATCGCCGATGCGCCGATCGCCGCCGCGCCGGATGCCGGCCGCATCGTGGTGTCCGGCCTGAGCCTCGATTCGCGCCGGGTGCGCCGCGGCGACGCGTTCTTCGCCCTGCGCGGCAGCCAGGCGCACGGCATCAGCTTCGCCGCCGGCGCCGAGCAGCGCGGCGCGCGGGTGGTGCTGGCCGAGGCACCCGCACCCGCCAAGGTCGAGCCGCTGGAGGTTCCCGTGCTGTGGATCGACGACCTGCATGGCCAGGTCAGCGAGATCGCCGCACGTTTCTACGAGCGCCCCAGCGAGTCGATGCGGATGGTCGGCGTCACCGGCACCAACGGCAAGACCTCGTGCGTGCAGCTCCTGGCACAGGCGCTGACCCTGCTCGGCCATCGCGCAGCCTCGATCGGCACGCTCGGCGCCGGTGTGCACGGCCGACTGCACGAAGGCGAGCGCACCACCCCCGACGCGGTGACGGTGCAGGAGTTGCTGGCGGAGTTCCGCGCTGCGCAGGTCAGCCACGTCGCGATGGAGGTGTCCTCGCACGCGCTGGAGCAGGGCCGCGTGGCAGCGGTGGATTACGAGGTGGCCGCGTTCACCAACCTCACCCGCGACCACCTGGACTACCACGGCAGCATGGAAGCCTACGGTGCGGCGAAAGCGAAGCTGTTCGCCTGGCCGGGCCTGCGCAGCGCAGTGATCAACATCGACGATACGTTCGGTCGCGAACTGGCGACGCAGCTGCTGGCCGGCGTGCAGCGCCTGCGCTTCAGCATGGCCGACGACGGCGAGGCGGAGATCGCCGCCAGCGCGATCGTCACCTCGGCCGAAGGGCTGGCGTTCCAGCTGCGCACGCCGTGGGGCACGCGGGCCGTGCGCAGCCATCTGATCGGCCGCTTCAACGTGGCCAACCTGCTCGCCGTGGTGGGCTGCCTCGGCGCGCTGGGCGAGCCGTTCGCGCGCATCGTCGAGGCGCTCGAGCAGCTGCAGCCGGTGAACGGGCGGATGAGCCGGCTCGGCGGCGTGCATGGCCAGCCGCTGGTGGTGGTCGACTACGCACACACGCCGGATGCGCTGGAACAGGCGCTGGCTGCGGTGCGCGCGCATTGCGCCGGCAAGCTGATCTGCGTGTTCGGCTGCGGCGGCGAGCGCGACGCCGGCAAGCGCCCGCTGATGGGCGCGATCGCGGCACGGCTGGCTGACGTGGCGATCGTCACCGACGACAACCCGCGCGGCGAGGATGGCGATGCGATCGTGGCGCAGATCGTGGCCGGCATGGCCGCCGCGCGCGCGATGACGGTGGAGCGCGACCGTGCGCTGGCGATCGCCGACGCGCTGCAGCTGGCGCACGCCGGCGACGTCGTGCTGATCGCCGGCAAGGGTCACGAAACCTACCAGGACGGCGCCATCGGCAAGCGCCCGTTCGACGATCTGGCGGTGGCGCGTGCCGTGCTGGAACGGATCGGCGGGGAGGCACGCCCATGA
- the mraY gene encoding phospho-N-acetylmuramoyl-pentapeptide-transferase yields MLLELTDWMARHFTALHLFQYITFRTIMAALTALALSLLCGPWLINRLAALKAGQVVRSDGPQTHLVKAGTPTMGGVMILLSVTVATLLWADLHNRYVWVVLAVLLSFGAIGFYDDYRKLVLKDSRGLASRWKYFWQSVFGLGAALFLYHTAQLPAETALYVPLFKHVVLPLGLFFVVITYFMIVGFSNAVNLTDGLDGLAIMPTVLVSGALGVFAYLAGNKVFSEYLGIPSIPGAGELAIFTGALAGAGLGFLWFNTYPAQVFMGDVGALAMGAALGCVAVIVRQEVVLLVMGGVFVMETASVMIQVASFKLTGKRVFRMAPIHHHFELKGWPEPRVIVRFWIISVVLVLIGLATLKVR; encoded by the coding sequence ATGCTGCTTGAACTGACCGACTGGATGGCACGGCACTTCACCGCGCTGCATCTGTTCCAGTACATCACCTTCCGCACGATCATGGCCGCGCTCACCGCGCTGGCGCTGTCGCTGCTGTGCGGCCCGTGGCTGATCAACCGGCTGGCCGCGTTGAAGGCCGGCCAGGTGGTGCGCAGCGACGGTCCGCAGACGCACCTGGTCAAGGCCGGCACGCCGACCATGGGCGGTGTGATGATCCTGCTTTCGGTCACCGTCGCCACTTTGCTGTGGGCCGATCTGCACAACCGCTACGTATGGGTGGTGCTGGCGGTGCTGCTGAGCTTCGGCGCGATCGGCTTCTACGACGACTACCGCAAGCTGGTGCTGAAGGACAGCCGCGGCCTGGCCAGCCGCTGGAAATACTTCTGGCAGTCGGTGTTCGGCCTCGGCGCGGCGCTGTTCCTCTACCACACCGCTCAGCTGCCCGCGGAGACCGCGCTGTACGTGCCGCTGTTCAAGCACGTGGTGTTGCCGCTGGGGCTGTTCTTCGTGGTGATCACCTATTTCATGATCGTGGGCTTCTCCAACGCGGTGAACCTCACCGACGGGCTGGACGGGCTGGCGATCATGCCCACCGTGCTGGTCTCCGGCGCGCTCGGCGTGTTCGCCTATCTGGCCGGCAACAAGGTGTTTTCCGAATACCTGGGCATCCCCTCGATTCCCGGCGCGGGCGAGCTGGCGATCTTCACCGGCGCGCTGGCCGGCGCGGGGCTCGGCTTCCTGTGGTTCAACACCTATCCGGCGCAGGTGTTCATGGGCGACGTCGGCGCGCTGGCGATGGGCGCGGCGCTGGGTTGCGTGGCGGTGATCGTGCGCCAGGAGGTCGTGCTGCTGGTGATGGGCGGCGTGTTCGTGATGGAAACCGCCTCGGTGATGATCCAGGTGGCGAGCTTCAAGCTCACCGGCAAGCGCGTGTTCCGCATGGCGCCGATCCACCACCACTTCGAATTGAAGGGCTGGCCCGAACCGCGCGTGATCGTGCGCTTCTGGATCATCTCCGTGGTGCTGGTGCTGATCGGCCTTGCCACGTTGAAGGTGCGCTGA
- a CDS encoding D-alanine--D-alanine ligase, with translation MKVTDPVRFGRVAVVMGGSSAEREVSLDSGRNVLEALQARGVDAHAVDGIPALLDALRSERFARVFNILHGQHGGGEDGVLQGALEALGVPYTGSGVLGSALSMDKPRSKRVWQSLGLPTPKFVALPRGADVHAAAKQVGFPLIVKPACEGSSVGVTRVFEEAQLDQAVELAARYPGDLLMETLIEGDELTVGILGREVLPSIHIVPKGAFYDYNAKYIAEDTLYLCPGLEGDAEAELRALALAAFDALGCQGWGRVDVMRDRQGRNWLLEVNTAPGMTSHSLVPKAAKAAGIDYQELCWRVLETSFRESL, from the coding sequence ATGAAGGTGACAGATCCTGTCCGGTTCGGCCGCGTCGCGGTGGTGATGGGCGGCAGCTCGGCCGAGCGTGAAGTCTCGCTGGATTCCGGCCGCAACGTGCTGGAAGCGCTCCAGGCGCGCGGCGTGGACGCGCATGCGGTCGACGGCATCCCGGCACTGCTCGATGCGCTGCGCAGCGAACGCTTCGCGCGCGTGTTCAACATCCTGCACGGCCAGCACGGCGGCGGCGAGGACGGCGTGCTGCAGGGTGCGCTGGAGGCGCTCGGCGTGCCGTACACCGGCTCGGGCGTGCTCGGCTCGGCATTGTCGATGGACAAGCCGCGTTCGAAGCGCGTGTGGCAGTCGCTCGGCCTGCCGACGCCGAAGTTCGTGGCCTTGCCGCGCGGCGCCGACGTGCATGCGGCGGCGAAGCAGGTCGGCTTTCCGCTGATCGTGAAGCCGGCCTGCGAGGGTTCCAGCGTGGGCGTCACCCGCGTGTTCGAGGAAGCGCAGCTGGATCAGGCAGTGGAACTGGCGGCGCGGTATCCGGGCGACCTGCTGATGGAAACCCTGATCGAGGGCGACGAGCTGACCGTCGGCATCCTTGGCCGCGAGGTGCTGCCCAGCATCCACATCGTGCCCAAGGGTGCGTTCTACGACTACAACGCGAAGTACATCGCCGAGGACACGCTGTACCTGTGCCCCGGCCTGGAAGGCGATGCCGAGGCCGAGCTGCGCGCGCTGGCGCTGGCCGCGTTCGATGCACTTGGTTGCCAGGGTTGGGGCCGTGTCGACGTCATGCGCGACCGACAGGGGCGCAACTGGCTGCTGGAAGTGAACACCGCGCCGGGCATGACCTCGCACTCGCTGGTGCCGAAGGCGGCCAAGGCGGCCGGCATCGACTACCAGGAACTGTGCTGGCGCGTGCTGGAAACCAGTTTCCGGGAGAGCCTGTGA
- the ftsW gene encoding putative lipid II flippase FtsW, with protein sequence MPIFDATSQAKRRSGPRGSFDLWLLVALVGLASVGVVMVTSSSIAVADSQHLGAFYFLKKHLLFLGLGLFAAGLAMRTELKLLEKYAFPLLALAFLMLLAVFVPHLGMRINGARRWLNLLVTTFQPVEAVKLILVVYVASYLVRHRENVETKFLGLFKPVLVAGMIVLLLLAQPDFGSATLVIAVTIAMVWLGGARPIFLFLMGLPLMPLLYVAATGESYRMKRLTSFMDPWKDPFNDGFQLTQSLMAIGRGEWTGVGLGSSVLKLSYLPEAHTDFIFAVIGEELGLAGVLLVIGLFGLAVGRGLYLGLKGVEVGQRFAGYVAFGVSLMLAMQAFVSVGVNLGALPTKGLTLPLISYGGSSMVLTCAMAGVLLRATWEINRALDARQMATRMPAAVAVADANVAAKPREAVAA encoded by the coding sequence ATGCCGATCTTCGACGCTACCAGCCAGGCCAAACGCCGCAGCGGACCGCGCGGCAGCTTCGACCTGTGGTTGCTGGTCGCGCTGGTCGGGCTGGCCAGCGTGGGCGTGGTGATGGTGACGTCCAGCTCGATCGCGGTGGCGGACAGCCAGCACCTCGGCGCGTTCTATTTCCTGAAGAAGCACCTGCTGTTCCTCGGCCTGGGCCTGTTCGCGGCCGGCCTGGCCATGCGCACCGAGCTGAAGCTGCTGGAAAAATATGCGTTCCCGCTGCTGGCGCTGGCGTTCCTGATGCTGCTGGCGGTGTTCGTGCCGCACCTAGGCATGCGCATCAATGGCGCGCGGCGCTGGCTGAACCTGCTGGTCACCACGTTCCAGCCGGTGGAGGCGGTAAAACTCATTCTGGTGGTCTACGTTGCCAGCTACCTGGTGCGCCACCGCGAAAATGTGGAAACGAAATTCCTGGGACTGTTCAAGCCGGTGCTGGTCGCCGGCATGATCGTGCTGCTGCTGCTGGCGCAGCCGGACTTCGGCTCGGCCACGCTGGTGATCGCGGTGACCATCGCGATGGTCTGGCTGGGTGGCGCGCGGCCGATCTTCCTGTTCCTGATGGGCCTGCCGCTGATGCCGCTGCTGTACGTGGCGGCGACCGGCGAGAGCTACCGCATGAAGCGGCTGACTTCGTTCATGGACCCGTGGAAGGATCCGTTCAACGACGGCTTCCAGCTGACCCAGTCGCTGATGGCGATCGGCCGCGGCGAATGGACCGGGGTGGGGCTGGGCTCCAGCGTGCTGAAGCTGTCCTACCTGCCGGAGGCGCATACCGACTTCATCTTTGCGGTGATCGGCGAGGAACTGGGCCTGGCCGGCGTGCTGCTGGTGATCGGCCTGTTCGGCCTGGCGGTGGGGCGCGGCCTGTACCTGGGCCTGAAGGGCGTCGAGGTGGGCCAGCGCTTTGCCGGCTACGTCGCGTTCGGCGTCTCGCTGATGCTGGCGATGCAGGCGTTCGTATCGGTTGGCGTGAACCTGGGCGCGCTGCCGACCAAGGGACTGACCCTGCCGCTGATCAGCTACGGCGGCTCGTCGATGGTGTTGACCTGCGCCATGGCCGGCGTGCTGCTGCGCGCCACCTGGGAGATCAACCGCGCGCTGGACGCGCGGCAGATGGCCACGCGGATGCCGGCGGCGGTCGCCGTGGCCGATGCAAACGTCGCGGCGAAGCCGCGCGAGGCGGTGGCTGCATGA
- the murC gene encoding UDP-N-acetylmuramate--L-alanine ligase, with protein MTPRRLHAHEDPMSTFRRVHFIGIGGVGMSGIAEVLHNLGYAVSGSDRANSPTAQRLQQLGIVVHVGHAVENIGDADVVVTSSAIRQDNPELVAAREARIPVIPRAEMLGELMRFRRGVAIAGTHGKTTTTSLTASVLAEAGYDPTFVIGGQLNAAGANARLGSGQYLVAEADESDGSFLLLSPVIAAVTNIDADHLENYHGDFAEVKKAFADFLHRLPFYGLAVLCVDDPEVAVLAKSTTRRVMTYGIDAADADVRARNVSQHGFEMHFELLLPGRDAALPVKLNLPGRHNVLNALAASAIGWQLGVEAEALARALENFQGVGRRFHRRGEIALDQGSVLLVDDYGHHPRELAAVFAAARGGWPGRRLVVGFQPHRYSRTRDLLDDFANVLAEVDVLVLTDVYPAGEAPIAGADGRALARAVRARGKVDPVLVEHPRELKETLPALLRDGDLLLLLGAGDIGTAAVEMAQLGNLRTHK; from the coding sequence ATGACGCCGCGTCGCCTGCATGCCCATGAAGACCCGATGAGCACCTTCCGCCGGGTGCATTTCATCGGCATCGGCGGCGTCGGCATGAGCGGCATCGCCGAGGTGCTGCACAACCTCGGCTACGCGGTGTCCGGTTCCGACCGCGCCAACTCGCCGACTGCACAGCGGCTGCAGCAGCTGGGCATCGTCGTGCACGTTGGGCACGCGGTGGAAAACATCGGCGACGCCGACGTGGTGGTGACCTCCAGCGCGATCAGGCAGGACAACCCGGAGCTGGTCGCGGCCCGCGAAGCGCGCATCCCGGTGATCCCGCGTGCGGAGATGCTGGGCGAGCTGATGCGTTTCCGCCGCGGCGTGGCGATCGCCGGCACGCATGGCAAGACCACCACCACCAGCCTCACCGCCAGCGTGCTGGCCGAGGCCGGCTACGACCCGACCTTCGTGATCGGCGGCCAGCTCAACGCGGCAGGCGCGAACGCCCGGCTGGGCAGCGGCCAGTATCTGGTCGCCGAGGCCGACGAATCCGACGGCTCGTTCCTGCTGCTGTCGCCGGTGATCGCCGCGGTCACCAACATCGACGCCGATCACCTGGAGAACTACCACGGCGATTTCGCCGAGGTGAAGAAGGCGTTCGCCGATTTCCTGCACCGGCTGCCGTTCTACGGCCTGGCCGTGTTGTGCGTGGACGACCCCGAAGTGGCCGTGCTGGCGAAGTCCACCACGCGCCGCGTGATGACCTACGGCATCGACGCCGCCGACGCCGACGTGCGCGCGCGCAACGTGAGCCAGCACGGCTTCGAGATGCACTTCGAGCTGTTGCTGCCGGGTCGCGACGCAGCGCTGCCGGTGAAGCTCAACCTGCCGGGCCGGCACAACGTGCTGAACGCGCTGGCCGCGTCCGCAATCGGCTGGCAGCTGGGGGTGGAGGCGGAGGCGCTGGCGCGTGCGCTGGAGAACTTCCAGGGCGTCGGCCGGCGCTTTCACCGGCGCGGCGAGATCGCGCTGGACCAGGGCAGCGTGCTGCTGGTCGACGACTACGGCCACCATCCGCGCGAGCTGGCCGCGGTATTCGCCGCCGCCCGCGGCGGCTGGCCCGGGCGCCGGCTGGTGGTCGGTTTCCAGCCGCACCGCTACAGCCGCACGCGCGACCTGCTGGACGACTTCGCCAATGTGCTGGCCGAGGTCGACGTGCTGGTGCTGACCGACGTCTACCCGGCCGGCGAGGCGCCGATCGCCGGCGCCGACGGCCGTGCGCTGGCGCGCGCGGTGCGCGCGCGCGGCAAGGTCGATCCGGTGCTGGTCGAGCATCCGCGCGAGCTCAAGGAAACCCTGCCGGCGCTGCTGCGCGACGGCGACCTGCTGCTGCTGCTGGGCGCCGGCGACATCGGCACGGCGGCGGTGGAGATGGCCCAGCTCGGCAATCTGAGGACGCACAAGTGA
- a CDS encoding UDP-N-acetylmuramoyl-tripeptide--D-alanyl-D-alanine ligase, with protein MMQLAAIALWTHGRLLGADVEVTGVAIDTRRLEPGDLFVAIKGERADGHDYLAEAATRGAVAALVTRKVDSALPQVLVGSTELALGDLASAVRAQRNVRVVGITGSNGKTTVKTLVASILARHGRTHVSAGNFNNELGLPLSLLAMPPDTEYAVFEMGAGKPGDIAYLAAIARPDIGLVTLIAPAHLARMGSIEGVAETKGALYQALPADGVAIINADDAFASFFTGLAGARKVLRFGLEQPADIGAGIVEQRVDGSRFVLHTPQGDAGVALPLPGRHNIANALAATAVALALEVPLATIVAGLEQVPGVAGRLRRETMAGGWTLIDDSYNANPGSMAAAIDTLLLAAGERWLVLGDMAELGTDAPALHAGIGTRARERGVERLFAVGPFGTATVEAFGAGGTHFDDKVALIAALRTQLHAGVTCLVKGSRSAGMEQVVAALGGHPGTAGKNEGGASDAA; from the coding sequence ATGATGCAGCTCGCCGCCATCGCGCTGTGGACCCACGGCCGCCTGCTCGGCGCCGACGTCGAGGTGACCGGCGTCGCCATCGACACGCGCAGGCTCGAGCCCGGCGACTTGTTCGTGGCGATCAAGGGCGAGCGGGCTGATGGCCACGATTACCTGGCCGAAGCCGCCACGCGCGGCGCGGTCGCCGCGCTGGTCACGCGCAAGGTCGACAGCGCGCTGCCGCAGGTACTGGTGGGCAGCACCGAACTGGCCCTCGGCGACCTGGCCAGCGCGGTGCGCGCGCAGCGCAACGTGCGCGTGGTCGGCATCACCGGCTCCAACGGCAAGACCACGGTGAAGACGCTGGTCGCCTCGATCCTGGCGCGGCACGGCCGCACCCACGTCAGCGCGGGCAACTTCAACAACGAGCTGGGCCTGCCGCTGAGCCTGCTCGCGATGCCGCCGGACACCGAATACGCGGTATTCGAGATGGGCGCCGGCAAGCCGGGTGACATCGCCTACCTGGCTGCCATCGCGCGGCCCGATATCGGCCTCGTCACGCTCATCGCGCCGGCGCATCTTGCGCGCATGGGCAGCATCGAAGGCGTGGCCGAGACCAAGGGCGCGCTGTACCAGGCGTTGCCGGCCGACGGCGTGGCGATCATCAATGCCGACGACGCGTTCGCCAGCTTCTTCACCGGCCTGGCCGGCGCGCGCAAGGTGCTGCGCTTCGGCCTGGAGCAACCGGCCGACATCGGCGCCGGCATCGTCGAGCAACGCGTGGACGGCTCGCGTTTCGTGCTGCATACGCCGCAAGGCGACGCCGGGGTGGCGCTGCCACTGCCTGGCCGCCACAACATCGCCAACGCGCTGGCGGCGACGGCGGTAGCGTTGGCGCTTGAGGTGCCGCTGGCCACCATCGTGGCCGGGCTGGAGCAGGTGCCCGGCGTGGCCGGCCGCCTGCGCCGCGAGACGATGGCCGGCGGTTGGACCCTGATCGACGACAGCTACAATGCGAACCCCGGCTCGATGGCGGCAGCGATCGACACCCTGCTGCTGGCCGCCGGCGAACGCTGGCTGGTGCTGGGCGACATGGCCGAGCTGGGCACGGATGCGCCCGCATTGCATGCCGGCATCGGCACGCGTGCGCGCGAGCGCGGGGTCGAGCGGCTGTTCGCGGTGGGCCCGTTCGGCACGGCCACGGTCGAGGCGTTCGGCGCCGGCGGCACGCATTTCGACGACAAGGTCGCGTTGATCGCCGCGCTGCGGACGCAGCTGCACGCGGGCGTCACCTGCCTGGTGAAGGGTTCGCGCTCGGCCGGCATGGAGCAGGTGGTGGCGGCGCTCGGCGGTCATCCGGGCACGGCGGGCAAGAACGAAGGGGGTGCGTCCGATGCTGCTTGA